One part of the Rutidosis leptorrhynchoides isolate AG116_Rl617_1_P2 chromosome 1, CSIRO_AGI_Rlap_v1, whole genome shotgun sequence genome encodes these proteins:
- the LOC139844449 gene encoding uncharacterized protein, with protein MIEVSAKHELRDTIKVGTPNENGSNTTDVVTIEYECNHHDVGKGRQTLVYRPKQKVSVEKHNENTGPPRTDPSSSVKIESHVSISKLSGICNFIFSSWNWSSSNSVCQSGTRIIVGWDPGVVQLMFIAMTDQVIHCVVEVINGNWESFVSFVYADNYYIQRRQLRNSILMHNSYVGTNPWVVLGYFNVALDIEESTASSSSCTLAMLEFRECLDNLNMSDVNHGGFQYTWNQRPNAATVVEDGWKANIHGHSMYRVVKKLRELKRPVRKLMWSKGNLHDRVIQCRGVLEAAQKALDDTLFCDNNTSYFHKVVKGRMNRNRIVSLQDDYGNMIQGDDVPRLFLQHFTNFLGNATVKKAIFVIGDRKSPGPDGYSAVFFKESWDIIGDEEINSTIITLLPKVHVPNKVNDFRPISCCNVIYKCISKIISDRIKGSLDDIVSTNQLDFIPGHRIADNILLTQEIMKNYYLDRGVSRCAFKVDIQKAYDIVDWKFLQFILTWFGYPRKMIKWIMSCITTTSYTISVNGELHGFFKGKRGL; from the exons ATGATTGAGGTGTCAGCGAAACATGAGTTGCGGGATACTATCAAGGTGGGTACGCCAAACGAAAATGGTAGTAATACTACGGATGTTGTTACCATTGAATACGAATGCAACCACCACGAT GTGGGTAAAGGGAGGCAGACACTTGTCTATAGGCCCAAGCAAAAAGTATCAGTTGAAAAGCACAATGAGAATACTGGACCACCACGTACTGACCCATCATCTAGTGTTAAAATTG AGTCTCACGTCTCTATTTCTAAATTAAGTGgtatttgtaatttcatattttcgTCTTGGAATTGGTCATCTAGTAATAGTGTTTGTCAAAGCGGGACTCGTATTATTGTCGGATGGGACCCTGGGGTTGTGCAGTTGATGTTTATTGCTATGACAGATCAAGTTATTCATTGTGTGGTAGAGGTAATTAATGGCAACTGGGAGAGTTTTGTTTCTTTCGTCTATGCAGATAACTATTATATTCAGAGGCGTCAATTACGGAATAGTATTTTGATGCATAACAGTTACGTTGGCACCAATCCGTGGGTGGTGTTAGGCTATTTCAACGTTGCTTTAGATATTGAAGAGTCCACTGCTAGCTCCTCTAGTTGTACCTTAGCGATGCTGGAATTCCGTGAATGCTTAGATAACTTGAACATGTCTGACGTGAATCATGGTGGTTTTCAGTACACATGGAACCAACGTCCGAATGCGGCGACG GTTGTTGAGGATGGATGGAAAGCTAATATTCATGGTCACTCAATGTATCGGGTAGTGAAAAAACTGCGCGAGCTAAAAAGGCCTGTAAGAAAGTTGATGTGGAGTAAAGGTAATCTTCATGATAGAGTGATTCAATGTAGGGGTGTTCTAGAGGCGGCTCAAAAAGCTTTGGATGATACCCTTTTTT GTGATAACAATACTAGCTATTTTCATAAAGTTGTTAAAGGTCGCATGAACAGAAATCGAATAGTTTCGTTACAGGACGACTATGGTAATATGATTCAAGGTGATGATGTGCCTAGGTTGTTTCTTCAGCACTTTACAAATTTCCTAGGTAATGCTACT GTAAAGAAGGCTATTTTTGTGATCGGTGATAGGAAGTCCCCAGGGCCAGATGGCTATTCTGCGGTTTTCTTTAAAGAATCGTGGGATATTATCGGGGACGAG GAAATTAATAGCACCATCATTACTCTTTTACCGAAAGTTCATGTTCCGAACAAAGTTAATGATTTTCGGCCGATATCATGTTGTAATGTCATTTATAAATGTATTAGCAAAATTATATCGGATCGGATCAAAGGCAGCCTCGATGATATAGTGAGTACAAATCAGTTAGATTTTATTCCGGGTCATCGGATTGCCGATAATATTCTGCTCACTCAGGAAATAATGAAGAACTATTACCTAGATCGTGGGGTTTCAAGATGTGCATTTAAAGTTGACATTCAAAAAGCTTATGATATTGTTGATTGGAAGTTTTTGCAGTTTATCTTAACATGGTTTGGCTATCCTCGTAAGATGATCAAATGGATTATGTCTTGCATTACTACGACGTCGTATACTATTAGTGTCAATGGGGAGCTTcatggattctttaaaggcaaaaGGGGTTTATGA